Part of the Meiothermus sp. QL-1 genome is shown below.
GGCCTGCGCGATCCCCTGGCCCCCGATCCCAAGAGCCTGCTGGCCGGCCTCCCCCTCAAGGCAGAGCGAATCAGGGCACACTGGCAGCCTTACCAGTCGCTCGAGCCCGAGATGGTGCAAAAACGCATCCGGGAACGCCTGGATACCCCACCTACGGTGCACCTGGCCTGGCGCGAGGGGGTGCTGGTGGTCTCGGGCCAGAGCACGGAGGCCTGGATTGGCCGCCTGCGCAACCTGGCCCCGTTGCTAGGGGTGGAGCGGCTGGACACGAGCGGGCTTCGGGTTCTTCCCCAGTAGGAGGTCCGGGTGATCCAGAAGAAGGTGTGCATGCTGGGGGCTTTCGCTGTGGGCAAGACCAGCCTGGTGGCCCGTTTTGTGCACGGCTTCTTCTCCGAGAAATACCACACCACCATCGGGGTCAAGATTGACAAAAAGCTCTTGGAGGTGGAGGGAAAGCGGGTGGGGCTGGTAGTTTGGGACCTGTACGGCGAGGACCGCTTCCTGCGGGTGGAGCCCTTTTACCTGCGTGGAAGTGCGGGCTACTTGCTGGTGGCCGACGGCACCCGGCCAGAGACTTTAGAGGTTGCGCAGGAGATGCAAGAGCGGGCCAGCGCCGAGCTGGGGCCGGTGCCTTTTGTTCTACTGCTCAACAAGCACGACCTGCCCTGGAGGCTGGAGGGGGCCCGGGTAGAGGGGCTGCGGGCTTTGGGTTGGGCAGTGCACTACACCAGCGCCAAAAGCGGCGAGGGGGTGGAGGAGGCCTTTTTGGCCCTGGCTCGGCGCCTTCTTTCTTAGGAGTGGCGCCCTGCCCACCAAAGCAGGAGGACGAGGATGGCCAGCCAAAGCCACCAGCGCCGGGCCCACCCCAGCGTGGGCGGTCGGGGGAGAGGGGTAAGGGTCGGTGGGCGGGCAGGGGGCTGCATCTCCAGGCGTTGACCCCGCTTCAGGTGGTAAACCGCCTTGTCGAACTGCCCCTTCCTGCGGTAAGCCGCGCCCAGGTTGTGGTGGGCCAGGGGGTAGTCGGGGTGTTGCTTGAGCACCTCCTGGTACAGGGCAATGGCCTGGTCGATCTGGCCGGCCTCGAGGGCCAGGTTGGCCAGGTTGGTCTTGGCCCGGAAGTGGCCGGGGTCGCGGCGGAGGGCCTCCTCGAAGGCGGCCCGGGCTTCTTCGCGCTGCCCGGCCCGAATGCGCAGGAGCCCCAGGGCCGTCCAGGCCTCGGCTCCCAGGTGGGGGTCCTCCAGAAGGAGGCGGAGCTGGGCCTCATCCCCGGCCTCGAGGGCCTCGAGGGCCTTGTGAAACCCCGCCAGGTCGAGGTAACCCGCCACCAGTTCGCCGTCTTGCTGCAAAACCCGACGGGCCTTTTCG
Proteins encoded:
- a CDS encoding Rab family GTPase — its product is MIQKKVCMLGAFAVGKTSLVARFVHGFFSEKYHTTIGVKIDKKLLEVEGKRVGLVVWDLYGEDRFLRVEPFYLRGSAGYLLVADGTRPETLEVAQEMQERASAELGPVPFVLLLNKHDLPWRLEGARVEGLRALGWAVHYTSAKSGEGVEEAFLALARRLLS
- a CDS encoding tetratricopeptide repeat protein, translating into MEALEDLIRAGRYDEARKRLLSGEAGDAEGLAVLIELRDWLRLKAYEKARRVLQQDGELVAGYLDLAGFHKALEALEAGDEAQLRLLLEDPHLGAEAWTALGLLRIRAGQREEARAAFEEALRRDPGHFRAKTNLANLALEAGQIDQAIALYQEVLKQHPDYPLAHHNLGAAYRRKGQFDKAVYHLKRGQRLEMQPPARPPTLTPLPRPPTLGWARRWWLWLAILVLLLWWAGRHS